In Streptomyces violaceusniger Tu 4113, one DNA window encodes the following:
- a CDS encoding L-lactate permease, whose amino-acid sequence MFVQQLDPVADSLSLSALVAALPLVTVLVLLGGVRMRAHYAGPIGLVVAALVACLPYGMPVGQALSSAVQGALFGLFPIMWIVVNALWVYRMTVRTDHFDVLRRSFGRLSDDPRVQALVIAFCFGALLEALAGFGAPVAICSVMLVALGFDPVRAAVVALVANTAPVAFGAMATPVVTLAQVTGLPLDSVASVVGRQTPLLALVVPLLLVALVDGRRGLRETWAPALACGAAFAVAQFTVSNYLSVQLADIAAALVGAAVLVAMPAARRPAEEPVRAAVLTGVRSDDLDREDPRPEVLRAYAPYALIVAIFSIAQIGPVKDLLAKATRTFDWPFLDVAAPDGKPVGANVFSLPLIATGGTLVLVAGVATVAVLGVTARDAAREWTATVHELRHAILTVTSVLALAYVMNLSGQAAGIGHFVAAAGAGLAFLSPVLGWFGVAVSGSDTSANALFGALQVTAAHESGLSPDLLAAANSSGGVLGKMISPQNLTIACAAVGLKGREGDLLRKVLPWSLALLLVMSLIVVAQSSFLLSWMLP is encoded by the coding sequence GTGTTCGTGCAGCAGTTGGACCCCGTCGCCGATTCACTCTCCCTGTCCGCCCTCGTCGCCGCCCTTCCCCTCGTCACCGTCCTCGTGCTGCTCGGCGGGGTGCGGATGCGCGCCCACTACGCGGGCCCCATCGGGCTCGTCGTCGCCGCGCTCGTCGCCTGCCTCCCGTACGGGATGCCCGTCGGCCAGGCCCTCTCCAGCGCCGTCCAGGGGGCGCTCTTCGGTCTCTTCCCCATCATGTGGATCGTCGTCAACGCCCTGTGGGTGTACCGGATGACCGTCCGCACCGACCACTTCGACGTACTGCGCCGCTCCTTCGGCCGGCTCTCGGACGACCCCCGCGTCCAGGCCCTCGTCATCGCCTTCTGCTTCGGTGCGCTCCTGGAGGCGCTCGCCGGGTTCGGCGCACCCGTGGCCATCTGCTCGGTCATGCTCGTGGCGCTCGGCTTCGACCCGGTGCGCGCCGCCGTCGTCGCGCTCGTCGCCAACACCGCGCCGGTCGCCTTCGGCGCCATGGCCACCCCCGTGGTGACGCTGGCTCAGGTCACCGGGCTGCCGCTGGACTCCGTCGCCTCCGTCGTGGGGCGGCAGACCCCGCTGCTCGCCCTCGTCGTCCCGCTGCTGCTGGTCGCGCTCGTCGACGGCCGGCGCGGGCTGCGCGAGACCTGGGCGCCCGCGCTCGCCTGTGGGGCCGCCTTCGCCGTCGCCCAGTTCACCGTCTCCAACTACCTCTCCGTCCAGCTCGCCGACATCGCGGCGGCGCTCGTCGGCGCGGCCGTGCTGGTGGCCATGCCCGCCGCCCGGCGCCCCGCCGAGGAGCCGGTGCGCGCCGCCGTGCTCACCGGCGTACGCAGCGACGACCTGGACCGCGAGGACCCGCGCCCCGAGGTGCTGCGCGCCTACGCCCCGTACGCGCTCATCGTGGCGATCTTCTCCATCGCCCAGATAGGCCCGGTCAAGGATCTCCTGGCCAAGGCCACCCGCACCTTCGACTGGCCCTTCCTGGACGTCGCGGCGCCCGACGGAAAGCCGGTCGGCGCCAATGTCTTCTCGCTGCCGCTGATCGCCACCGGCGGCACCTTGGTGCTGGTGGCCGGGGTGGCCACTGTCGCCGTGCTGGGGGTGACCGCCCGCGACGCCGCGCGGGAGTGGACGGCCACGGTGCACGAACTGCGTCATGCGATCCTTACGGTCACCTCGGTGCTCGCGCTCGCCTATGTCATGAACCTCTCCGGGCAGGCCGCCGGCATCGGGCACTTCGTCGCCGCCGCCGGGGCCGGGCTGGCCTTCCTCTCCCCGGTGCTCGGCTGGTTCGGCGTCGCCGTCTCCGGCTCGGACACCTCCGCGAACGCCCTCTTCGGCGCCCTCCAGGTGACCGCCGCCCATGAGTCCGGGCTCTCCCCGGATCTGCTCGCCGCCGCCAACAGCTCGGGCGGGGTGCTCGGCAAGATGATCTCCCCGCAGAACCTCACCATCGCCTGCGCGGCGGTCGGGCTGAAGGGGCGCGAGGGGGATCTGCTCCGTAAGGTGCTGCCGTGGAGCCTCGCGCTGCTGCTGGTGATGAGCCTCATCGTCGTCGCGCAGTCGTCGTTCCTGCTGAGCTGGATGCTGCCGTGA
- a CDS encoding Trm112 family protein — MPLEAGLLDILACPACHAPLREEQSPETPELVCTGEGCSLAYPVRDGIPVLLVDEARRPA; from the coding sequence ATGCCGCTCGAAGCCGGTCTTCTGGATATCCTCGCCTGCCCGGCGTGCCACGCCCCGCTGCGCGAGGAGCAGTCCCCGGAGACCCCCGAGCTGGTGTGCACGGGCGAGGGGTGCTCTCTCGCGTACCCCGTCCGGGACGGCATCCCCGTGCTGCTCGTCGACGAGGCCCGCCGCCCGGCCTGA
- a CDS encoding fructose-specific PTS transporter subunit EIIC, producing MTSPADPPNGAGASGPGLKLLAVTACPTGIAHTYMAAEKLAQAAESLGHSMKVETQGSIGAENVLSDNDVSQADGIIIAADKDVDRSRFIGKRVLVVGVADGIHRPERLIEQVRNAPVYQGDGHEAQRGAASAASGGGKGRSVTYKALMNGVSYMIPFVVVGGLLIAVSLALGGDTTSKGIVIPDDSFWKTVNDIGSIGFELMIPALSGYIAYAIADRPALVPGMVGGWIAAHGELYDSEAGAGFIGAIVTGFLAGYLVLWIKRVKVPKFVQPIMPIIVIPIVATSALGLFFIYALGKPISWVFERLTDWLGGLTGTSAALLGIILGLMIAFDMGGPVNKTAFLFGAGLVSKNPEVMGACAAAIPVPPLGQGLATLLRRRMFDDQERETGLAALFMGFFGITEGAIPFAAARPARVIPANMLGGAVAGAIAGVASVEDNVPHGGPIVAVLGAVGGVPMFFVAVVVGTAVTALVTIALMSVGGGQGAAAGAADVAEAAEAVSLAPSPAGAPVLAGVGSGGGTGAASGAVADSSASGGVAASDATVPKAVSVSAAEPPDGGKAEAAPEVDAADQVLSGYLTEQTVKERLAADGKDAAIREMAELLAATGKVADTAELVRAAFAREDQGTTGLGEEIAIPHAKTDAVTAPVVGFARSPEGIEWGAPDGTKARLVFMIAVPEAAAGDEHLRILALLSRKLMGAEFRERLLGAADVGAILRVLGEIE from the coding sequence GTGACCAGTCCAGCCGATCCCCCCAACGGTGCGGGGGCCAGCGGACCGGGGCTCAAGCTGCTCGCGGTGACCGCTTGTCCCACGGGTATCGCCCACACCTATATGGCCGCTGAGAAGCTGGCTCAGGCGGCGGAGTCACTCGGCCACAGCATGAAGGTGGAGACCCAGGGCTCGATCGGGGCCGAGAACGTTCTGTCTGACAACGATGTCAGTCAGGCCGACGGCATCATCATCGCCGCCGACAAGGACGTCGACCGCAGCCGTTTCATCGGTAAGAGAGTGCTCGTCGTCGGGGTCGCCGACGGCATCCACCGCCCCGAGCGGCTGATCGAGCAGGTGCGCAACGCGCCGGTGTACCAAGGCGACGGCCATGAGGCCCAGCGCGGCGCCGCCTCGGCGGCTTCCGGCGGCGGTAAGGGGCGCAGCGTCACCTATAAGGCGCTCATGAACGGCGTCTCGTACATGATCCCGTTCGTCGTGGTCGGCGGTCTGCTGATCGCGGTCTCGCTCGCCCTGGGCGGTGATACGACGTCCAAGGGCATCGTCATCCCCGACGACTCCTTCTGGAAGACGGTCAACGACATCGGGAGCATCGGCTTCGAGTTGATGATCCCGGCCCTGTCCGGCTATATCGCGTACGCCATCGCGGACCGGCCCGCGCTGGTGCCGGGCATGGTGGGCGGCTGGATCGCGGCCCACGGCGAGCTGTACGACAGCGAGGCGGGCGCCGGTTTCATCGGGGCGATCGTCACCGGCTTCCTGGCCGGCTATCTGGTGCTGTGGATCAAGCGGGTCAAGGTTCCGAAGTTCGTCCAGCCGATCATGCCGATCATCGTGATCCCGATCGTGGCGACCTCGGCGCTCGGCCTCTTCTTCATCTATGCCCTCGGCAAACCGATCTCCTGGGTCTTCGAGCGCCTCACCGACTGGCTCGGCGGGCTGACCGGCACCAGCGCGGCACTGCTCGGCATCATCCTCGGGCTGATGATCGCGTTCGACATGGGCGGTCCGGTCAACAAGACCGCGTTCCTCTTCGGCGCCGGGCTGGTGTCCAAGAACCCCGAGGTCATGGGGGCGTGTGCGGCGGCCATTCCGGTTCCGCCGCTGGGCCAGGGGCTGGCCACGCTGCTGCGCCGCCGGATGTTCGACGACCAGGAGCGGGAAACCGGGCTCGCGGCGCTCTTCATGGGCTTCTTCGGCATCACCGAGGGCGCGATTCCGTTCGCCGCGGCGCGTCCGGCGCGGGTCATCCCGGCGAACATGCTGGGCGGCGCGGTCGCCGGGGCGATTGCCGGGGTGGCGTCGGTCGAGGACAACGTGCCGCACGGCGGGCCGATCGTCGCGGTGCTCGGCGCAGTCGGCGGGGTGCCGATGTTCTTCGTCGCGGTCGTCGTCGGTACGGCGGTTACGGCGCTGGTCACGATTGCGCTGATGTCTGTGGGCGGCGGACAGGGTGCGGCGGCGGGTGCCGCGGATGTGGCGGAAGCCGCGGAAGCTGTCTCCTTGGCTCCGTCGCCGGCGGGTGCGCCGGTACTGGCCGGAGTGGGCAGCGGGGGCGGTACGGGGGCCGCGAGCGGTGCCGTGGCGGATTCCTCGGCGAGCGGTGGCGTGGCTGCCTCTGACGCCACTGTCCCCAAGGCTGTGTCCGTCTCGGCCGCTGAGCCGCCGGACGGCGGTAAGGCCGAGGCCGCTCCCGAGGTCGATGCCGCGGACCAGGTGTTGTCCGGCTATCTCACCGAGCAGACCGTGAAGGAGCGGCTGGCGGCGGACGGTAAGGACGCCGCGATCCGCGAGATGGCCGAGCTGCTGGCTGCGACCGGCAAGGTGGCGGATACGGCGGAGCTGGTCCGGGCCGCGTTCGCCCGGGAGGACCAGGGCACCACCGGTCTCGGCGAGGAGATCGCGATTCCACATGCCAAGACGGACGCGGTGACCGCTCCCGTCGTCGGCTTCGCGCGCTCCCCCGAGGGCATCGAGTGGGGCGCGCCGGACGGGACGAAGGCCAGGCTGGTGTTCATGATCGCGGTGCCGGAGGCGGCCGCGGGCGATGAGCATCTGCGGATTCTGGCGCTGTTGTCACGCAAGTTGATGGGTGCCGAGTTCCGGGAGCGGTTGCTGGGGGCGGCGGATGTGGGGGCGATTCTGCGGGTGCTCGGGGAGATCGAGTAG
- a CDS encoding cation diffusion facilitator family transporter: MSASGGTKAIVAALGANLAIAAAKFVAFAFSGSSSMLAEGVHSLADSGNQGLLLLGGKKAKREATPEHPFGYGRERYIYGFLVSIVLFTIGGVFALYEGYEKIKHPHDVEHWYWPVGVLIFAIIAEGFSFRTAIKESNEIRGRLSWPQFVRRAKAPELPVVLLEDFGALVGLVLALGGVGLALLTGDGVWDGIGTLCIGVLLVLIALVLAAETKSLLLGEAADVTEVTKIREAVVDGETVTGLIHMRTLHLGPEELLVAAKIAVQHDDTAVEVARAIDAAEARIREAVPIARVIYLEPDILRTSTPT; the protein is encoded by the coding sequence ATGAGTGCATCAGGCGGAACCAAGGCGATTGTTGCCGCGCTGGGCGCGAACCTGGCTATCGCCGCAGCCAAGTTCGTGGCGTTCGCCTTCAGCGGCTCGTCGTCGATGCTCGCCGAAGGCGTGCACTCGCTCGCCGACTCGGGCAACCAGGGGCTGCTGCTCCTCGGCGGGAAGAAGGCCAAGCGCGAGGCCACCCCCGAGCACCCCTTCGGCTACGGCCGCGAACGCTATATCTACGGCTTCCTCGTCTCCATCGTGCTGTTCACCATCGGCGGTGTCTTCGCGCTCTACGAGGGCTACGAGAAGATCAAGCATCCCCATGACGTGGAGCACTGGTACTGGCCGGTCGGGGTGCTCATCTTCGCGATCATCGCCGAGGGCTTCTCCTTCCGCACGGCCATCAAGGAGTCCAACGAGATCCGCGGCAGGCTGAGCTGGCCGCAGTTCGTGCGCCGGGCCAAGGCCCCCGAGCTGCCCGTCGTCCTCCTGGAGGACTTCGGCGCCCTCGTCGGACTGGTCCTCGCGCTCGGCGGTGTCGGGCTCGCGCTGCTGACCGGCGACGGCGTCTGGGACGGCATCGGCACCCTCTGCATCGGCGTCCTGCTGGTGCTGATCGCCCTGGTGCTCGCGGCCGAGACCAAGTCGCTGCTGCTGGGCGAGGCGGCCGACGTCACCGAGGTCACCAAGATCCGTGAAGCGGTCGTGGACGGCGAGACCGTCACCGGGCTGATCCACATGCGCACGCTCCACCTCGGCCCCGAGGAGCTGCTGGTGGCCGCCAAGATCGCGGTGCAGCACGACGACACGGCGGTGGAGGTCGCCCGCGCGATCGACGCCGCGGAGGCGCGCATCCGCGAGGCGGTCCCCATCGCCCGCGTCATCTACCTGGAACCGGACATCCTCCGCACGTCCACGCCCACCTGA
- a CDS encoding phosphomannomutase/phosphoglucomutase, with amino-acid sequence MPDLSQIVKAYDVRGVVPDQWDESLSELFGAAFARVTGADAIVVGHDMRPSSPGLARAFARGAASLGVDVTEIGLCSTDQLYFASGHLDLPGAMFTASHNPAQYNGIKMCRAAAAPIGQDTGLADIRALVEEWADSGAPEPAAETGTITQRDVLADYAAHLRSLVDLTAIRPLKVVVDAGNGMGGHTVPTVFKGLPLDLDALYFELDGTFPHHEANPLDPKNIVDLQARIRETGADLGLAFDGDADRCFVVDERGEPVSPSAITALVAARELAKHPGGTVIHNCITSWSVPEVVKENGGTPVRTRVGHSFIKAEMARTGAIFGGEHSAHYYFRDFWNADTGMLAALHVLAALGGQEGPLSELVAQYDRYAASGEINSTVDDQTGRMEAVKAAYEGREGVELDELDGLTVTTADWWFNLRPSNTEPLLRLNVEARDAERVAEVRDEVLSIVRA; translated from the coding sequence GTGCCCGACTTGTCGCAGATCGTGAAGGCGTACGACGTGCGGGGTGTGGTCCCGGACCAGTGGGACGAGTCGCTCTCGGAACTCTTCGGCGCCGCCTTCGCCCGGGTGACCGGCGCGGACGCGATCGTCGTCGGCCATGACATGCGCCCCTCCTCGCCCGGTCTGGCGCGGGCCTTCGCGCGCGGCGCCGCCTCGCTCGGGGTGGATGTGACAGAGATCGGGCTGTGCTCGACCGATCAGCTCTACTTCGCGAGCGGACATCTCGACCTGCCCGGCGCGATGTTCACCGCCAGCCACAACCCCGCGCAGTACAACGGCATCAAGATGTGCCGCGCGGCTGCCGCCCCCATCGGCCAGGACACCGGGCTCGCCGACATCCGCGCCCTGGTCGAGGAATGGGCCGACAGCGGCGCGCCCGAGCCCGCCGCCGAGACCGGCACCATCACCCAGCGGGACGTCCTCGCCGACTACGCCGCCCATCTGCGCTCGCTGGTGGACCTGACCGCCATCCGGCCGCTGAAGGTCGTCGTGGACGCGGGCAACGGCATGGGCGGCCACACCGTCCCGACCGTCTTTAAGGGGCTCCCGCTCGACCTCGACGCCCTCTACTTCGAGCTGGACGGAACCTTCCCCCACCACGAGGCCAACCCGCTCGACCCCAAGAACATCGTCGATTTGCAGGCCCGGATCCGGGAGACCGGGGCCGACCTCGGGCTCGCCTTCGACGGCGACGCCGACCGCTGCTTCGTCGTGGACGAGCGCGGCGAGCCGGTGTCCCCCTCCGCCATCACCGCCCTGGTCGCCGCCCGCGAGCTGGCCAAGCACCCGGGCGGGACGGTCATCCACAACTGCATCACCTCGTGGTCGGTCCCCGAGGTCGTCAAGGAGAACGGAGGCACCCCCGTCCGCACCCGCGTGGGCCATTCCTTCATCAAGGCCGAGATGGCCCGCACCGGCGCGATCTTCGGCGGTGAGCACTCCGCGCACTACTACTTCCGCGACTTCTGGAACGCCGACACCGGCATGCTGGCCGCCCTGCACGTCCTGGCCGCGCTCGGCGGCCAGGAGGGCCCGCTGTCGGAGCTGGTCGCGCAGTACGACCGGTACGCGGCCTCCGGGGAGATCAACAGCACCGTCGACGACCAGACCGGGCGCATGGAGGCGGTCAAGGCGGCGTACGAGGGCCGCGAAGGCGTCGAGCTCGATGAACTCGACGGCCTTACGGTCACGACCGCCGACTGGTGGTTCAACCTCCGCCCCTCCAACACCGAGCCGCTGCTGCGCCTGAACGTGGAGGCGCGGGACGCGGAGCGGGTGGCCGAGGTCCGCGACGAGGTCCTCTCCATCGTCCGCGCGTAA
- a CDS encoding DUF3499 domain-containing protein: MESRRGPLKSAVPSNVVSPVRRCSRTACGRPAVATLTYVYADSTAVLGPLATYAEPHCYDLCSEHSERLTAPRGWEVVRLAIDTGPTRPSGDDLEALANAVREAARPHERAAGAASGSGGSGAGSGHGGREGDPREVARRGHLRVLRSPES, from the coding sequence GTGGAGAGTCGTCGCGGCCCGCTCAAGAGTGCGGTACCGTCCAACGTCGTGAGCCCTGTACGTCGCTGTTCGCGCACCGCCTGCGGCCGCCCCGCCGTCGCGACGCTGACGTACGTCTATGCGGACTCGACCGCCGTTCTCGGGCCGCTCGCCACCTACGCCGAACCCCACTGCTACGACCTGTGCTCGGAGCACTCGGAGCGGCTGACCGCCCCGCGTGGCTGGGAGGTCGTCCGGCTCGCCATCGACACCGGTCCGACCCGGCCCAGCGGTGACGATCTGGAGGCGCTGGCCAACGCGGTCCGCGAGGCCGCCCGCCCGCATGAGCGCGCGGCGGGGGCGGCGTCCGGTTCGGGAGGCTCCGGGGCCGGGAGCGGGCACGGTGGCCGGGAGGGCGACCCGCGTGAGGTCGCGCGCCGCGGCCATCTGCGGGTCCTGCGGTCGCCCGAGTCCTGA
- the manA gene encoding mannose-6-phosphate isomerase, class I, giving the protein MDRLVNTVRPYAWGSTTAIPELLGVRPTGEPQAEMWMGAHPGAPSRVDRGTGPVALSEVIAADPEGELGADAVSLFGPQLPFLLKVLAAASPLSLQVHPDLEQAKEGYADEEERGVPADAPHRNYKDANHKPELICALTPFNGLCGFRDPNEAAELLAALEVDSLKPYVDILHAHPESHALREVLTAVLTADPEAMTETVRQAAAAAERLSALDGPHAPAYAAYASIAQHYPGDPGVIAATLLNFVTLQPGEALYLGAGVPHAYLDGLGVEIMANSDNVLRCGLTPKHVDVPELLRIVRFESAAPAVLRPEADPSGEELYTTPIGEFRLSRHVLADGAAPRPLPSTGPQILLCASGEVSLRGADGELPLTRGQSAFVPAGEEAVLGGDGTVFRATVTA; this is encoded by the coding sequence ATGGACCGCCTCGTCAACACCGTGCGCCCCTACGCCTGGGGCTCCACCACCGCCATCCCCGAGCTGCTGGGCGTCCGGCCGACCGGGGAGCCGCAGGCCGAGATGTGGATGGGAGCACACCCCGGGGCGCCCTCCCGGGTCGACCGGGGCACGGGCCCGGTCGCGCTCTCCGAGGTGATCGCCGCGGATCCCGAGGGCGAGCTCGGCGCGGACGCCGTAAGCCTCTTCGGGCCGCAGTTGCCGTTCCTGCTGAAGGTGCTGGCCGCCGCCTCGCCGCTGTCGCTCCAGGTCCACCCCGACCTCGAGCAGGCCAAGGAGGGCTACGCGGACGAGGAGGAGCGCGGCGTTCCGGCCGATGCCCCGCATCGCAACTACAAGGACGCCAACCACAAGCCCGAGTTGATATGCGCGCTCACGCCGTTCAACGGGCTGTGCGGCTTCCGCGACCCGAACGAGGCGGCCGAGCTGCTGGCCGCCCTGGAGGTCGACTCGCTCAAGCCGTACGTCGACATCCTGCACGCCCACCCGGAGTCGCACGCCCTGCGCGAGGTGCTGACCGCCGTGCTGACGGCCGACCCGGAGGCGATGACGGAGACCGTAAGGCAGGCAGCGGCCGCCGCCGAGCGGCTCAGCGCGCTGGACGGACCGCACGCCCCGGCGTACGCGGCGTACGCCTCCATCGCGCAGCACTACCCGGGCGACCCCGGGGTGATCGCCGCGACGCTGCTCAACTTCGTGACCCTCCAGCCCGGCGAGGCGCTCTACCTCGGCGCCGGCGTACCGCACGCCTATCTCGACGGCCTGGGCGTCGAGATCATGGCCAACTCCGACAATGTGCTGCGCTGCGGGCTGACGCCCAAGCATGTGGACGTCCCCGAGCTGCTGCGCATCGTCCGCTTCGAAAGCGCCGCCCCCGCCGTGCTGCGGCCCGAGGCGGACCCCTCCGGCGAGGAGCTCTACACCACCCCGATCGGCGAGTTCCGGCTCTCCCGCCACGTCCTGGCCGACGGCGCCGCTCCGCGCCCGCTGCCGTCGACCGGCCCGCAGATCCTGCTGTGCGCCTCGGGCGAGGTCTCCCTGCGCGGCGCGGACGGCGAACTCCCGCTGACGCGTGGGCAGTCGGCCTTCGTACCGGCCGGCGAGGAGGCCGTACTGGGCGGCGACGGCACTGTGTTCAGGGCCACAGTGACGGCCTGA
- a CDS encoding SIS domain-containing protein, whose translation MLDESLLDAPEALARADSRGLLRGAAESGARIRTAARHATEAGIGDLKPDGRPRAVMVAGPGAAGTCTADLLGALSGGNCPVSLIAPTGVAPAPGALRWTLPGWAGPLDLLVVGTPDGTEPGLPRLVEQAYRRGCAIVAVAPGQSPLADAVAQARGLMVPLATAPHASAPYATGGYSTDPYRRDPHAPGTPEDDDTARAEGALGDAPGTYGTPSVPHSAEPPGTAPDEMTGPSLPGTLWALLTPLLLLVDRIGLVSASPAALLQVADRLDRVAERCGPAIATYTNPAKTLAAELAGALPLLWTEGPVAAATGRRFARLLASLAGRPALVAELPGALAAHGAMLTGAFAGGADPDDFFRDRVEEAEALRARIVLLHEEPVGPVSAVPTARELALAHDTAFSELEPAEGTPLERAAELLAITDFAAVYLALASADRT comes from the coding sequence ATGCTCGACGAATCCCTCCTCGACGCCCCAGAGGCCCTAGCCCGCGCCGATAGCCGCGGGCTGCTGCGCGGAGCCGCCGAATCCGGCGCCCGCATCCGCACCGCCGCCCGGCACGCCACCGAGGCGGGGATCGGCGATCTCAAGCCGGACGGGCGGCCGCGCGCCGTCATGGTCGCGGGCCCAGGGGCGGCCGGAACCTGCACCGCCGACCTCCTCGGCGCGCTCAGCGGGGGCAACTGCCCGGTCAGCCTGATCGCGCCCACCGGCGTAGCCCCCGCGCCGGGCGCCCTGCGCTGGACACTGCCCGGCTGGGCGGGCCCGCTCGACCTGTTGGTCGTCGGGACGCCGGACGGTACGGAACCGGGCCTTCCGCGCCTTGTCGAGCAGGCGTACCGCCGCGGCTGCGCGATCGTCGCGGTCGCCCCGGGCCAGTCCCCGCTGGCCGACGCGGTCGCGCAGGCGCGCGGCCTGATGGTGCCGCTGGCCACGGCGCCGCACGCCTCGGCCCCGTACGCCACGGGCGGATACAGCACCGATCCGTACCGCAGGGACCCGCACGCGCCCGGCACGCCCGAGGACGACGACACCGCCCGCGCCGAGGGCGCCCTGGGCGATGCCCCCGGCACGTACGGGACGCCTTCCGTCCCGCACTCCGCCGAGCCGCCCGGCACCGCGCCCGACGAGATGACCGGCCCCTCGCTGCCCGGCACGCTGTGGGCCCTGCTCACGCCGCTGCTCCTGCTGGTCGACCGGATCGGCCTGGTGTCCGCGTCGCCCGCCGCGCTGCTGCAGGTCGCCGACCGGCTCGACCGGGTCGCCGAGCGCTGCGGCCCGGCCATCGCCACCTACACCAACCCCGCCAAGACCCTCGCGGCCGAGCTCGCCGGGGCGCTTCCGCTGCTGTGGACCGAGGGCCCGGTGGCCGCCGCGACCGGACGGCGCTTCGCGAGGCTGCTCGCGTCGCTCGCCGGGCGCCCGGCGCTCGTCGCCGAGCTCCCCGGGGCGCTCGCCGCGCATGGCGCGATGCTGACCGGGGCGTTCGCGGGCGGGGCCGACCCGGACGACTTCTTCCGCGACCGCGTGGAGGAGGCCGAGGCGCTCCGCGCCCGGATCGTGCTGCTCCACGAGGAGCCGGTGGGCCCGGTCTCGGCGGTGCCGACCGCCCGGGAGCTCGCGCTGGCGCATGACACCGCGTTCAGCGAGCTGGAACCGGCCGAGGGCACCCCGCTGGAGAGGGCCGCGGAACTTCTCGCCATCACGGATTTCGCCGCCGTTTACCTCGCGCTCGCTTCGGCCGATAGAACTTGA
- the ahcY gene encoding adenosylhomocysteinase, producing MTTAVSGQDFKVADLSLAAFGRKEITLAEHEMPGLMAIRKEYAEQQPLAGARVTGSLHMTVQTAVLIETLAALGAEVRWASCNIFSTQDHAAAAVAVGPKGTVENPQGIPVFAWKGETLEEYWWCTEQALTWPGTPTGGPNMILDDGGDATLLVHKGVEYEKAGAAPDVATAENDEHRVILELLNRTIAENPQKWTQLASEIRGVTEETTTGVHRLYEMQRDGLLLFPAINVNDAVTKSKFDNKYGCRHSLVDGINRATDVLIGGKVAVICGYGDVGKGCAESLRGQGARVIITEIDPICALQAAMDGYQVATLDDVVETADIFITTTGNKDIIMAADMAKMKHQAIVGNIGHFDNEIDMAGLAALPGIVKDEVKPQVHTWTFPDGKTLIVLSEGRLLNLGNATGHPSFVMSNSFANQTIAQIELFTKPESYPTDVYVLPKHLDEKVARLHLDALGAKLTTLRPEQAAYIGVPVAGPYKPEHYRY from the coding sequence ATGACGACAGCCGTCTCCGGTCAGGACTTCAAGGTCGCGGACCTCTCCTTGGCTGCCTTTGGCCGTAAGGAGATCACCCTCGCCGAGCATGAGATGCCCGGCCTGATGGCGATCCGTAAGGAGTACGCCGAGCAGCAGCCCCTGGCCGGCGCCCGTGTCACCGGCTCGCTGCACATGACCGTGCAGACCGCCGTGCTGATCGAGACCCTGGCCGCCCTTGGCGCCGAGGTCCGGTGGGCCTCCTGCAACATCTTCTCCACCCAGGACCACGCCGCGGCCGCGGTCGCCGTCGGTCCGAAGGGCACGGTGGAGAACCCGCAGGGCATCCCGGTCTTCGCCTGGAAGGGCGAGACCCTGGAGGAGTACTGGTGGTGCACGGAGCAGGCCCTGACCTGGCCCGGCACCCCCACCGGCGGGCCCAACATGATCCTGGACGACGGTGGCGACGCCACCCTCCTCGTCCACAAGGGCGTCGAGTACGAGAAGGCCGGCGCCGCCCCTGACGTCGCCACCGCCGAGAACGACGAGCACCGCGTCATCCTCGAGCTGCTGAACCGCACCATCGCCGAGAACCCGCAGAAGTGGACGCAGCTTGCCTCCGAGATCCGCGGGGTCACCGAGGAGACCACCACCGGCGTCCACCGCCTCTACGAGATGCAGCGGGACGGCCTGCTGCTCTTCCCGGCGATCAACGTCAACGACGCGGTGACCAAGTCCAAGTTCGACAACAAGTACGGCTGCCGCCACTCCCTGGTCGACGGCATCAACCGCGCCACCGACGTGCTGATCGGCGGCAAGGTCGCGGTCATCTGCGGCTACGGCGATGTGGGCAAGGGCTGCGCCGAGTCGCTGCGCGGTCAGGGCGCCCGGGTGATCATCACCGAGATCGACCCGATCTGCGCGCTGCAGGCCGCGATGGACGGTTACCAGGTCGCCACCCTGGACGACGTGGTGGAGACCGCCGACATCTTCATCACCACGACCGGCAACAAGGACATCATCATGGCCGCGGACATGGCCAAGATGAAGCACCAGGCGATCGTCGGGAACATCGGCCACTTCGACAACGAGATCGACATGGCCGGCCTCGCCGCCCTCCCGGGCATCGTGAAGGACGAGGTCAAGCCGCAGGTCCACACCTGGACCTTCCCCGACGGCAAGACGCTCATCGTGCTCTCCGAGGGCCGTCTGCTGAACCTCGGCAACGCGACCGGTCACCCGTCGTTCGTGATGTCGAACTCCTTCGCGAACCAGACCATCGCCCAGATCGAGCTCTTCACCAAGCCGGAGTCGTACCCGACCGACGTCTATGTGCTCCCCAAGCACCTGGACGAGAAGGTCGCCCGTCTCCACCTGGACGCGCTCGGGGCGAAGCTGACCACGCTCCGGCCCGAACAGGCCGCCTACATCGGCGTCCCGGTCGCGGGCCCGTACAAGCCCGAGCACTACCGTTACTGA